In Rhodothermus profundi, the following are encoded in one genomic region:
- the ilvN gene encoding acetolactate synthase small subunit produces MQAEMPMLTPQQILRKRKAGEPLLPGEPEQVHRHTIAVLLENTIGALIRVVNLFSARGFNLESVTVGETDDPTVSRMTIVTTGNDRIIGQVLRQLDRLIDTLHVEDLSGSSFVERELCLLKVRYTNETRAAIMDTAEIFRGKVVDITPDTMTFELTGPTSKIEAFIKLMRPHGILEVARSGRVAMRRSSGSWLTHEDPALNLSAER; encoded by the coding sequence ATGCAAGCCGAAATGCCAATGCTGACGCCGCAGCAAATTCTGCGCAAGCGCAAAGCCGGGGAGCCGCTGCTGCCAGGCGAACCCGAACAGGTGCACCGCCACACCATTGCCGTCCTGCTTGAAAACACGATCGGAGCGCTCATTCGGGTCGTCAACCTGTTCTCTGCCCGCGGCTTTAACCTGGAGAGCGTAACCGTCGGCGAAACAGACGACCCGACGGTCTCGCGTATGACCATCGTTACAACGGGCAACGACCGGATTATTGGACAGGTCCTGCGTCAGCTCGATCGTCTGATTGACACGCTACATGTAGAAGACCTGAGCGGCAGTTCGTTTGTCGAGCGTGAGCTGTGCCTGCTCAAGGTGCGCTACACAAACGAAACCCGGGCGGCGATCATGGACACGGCCGAAATCTTCCGCGGCAAGGTCGTGGACATTACGCCCGACACGATGACCTTTGAACTGACCGGTCCCACGTCGAAAATCGAAGCCTTTATCAAGCTAATGCGGCCCCACGGTATCCTGGAGGTGGCCCGAAGTGGTCGCGTGGCCATGCGGCGCTCTTCTGGAAGCTGGCTCACGCATGAAGATCCTGCGCTGAATCTGTCTGCCGAACGCTAA
- the ilvC gene encoding ketol-acid reductoisomerase — translation MNVIYEADLSLIQQKKVAIIGFGSQGHAHALNLRDSGVEVVVGLRPGSASAAHASSQGLTVRTMAEAAAWADVIMILIPDQHQKQVYEADIAPHLKAGKALAFAHGFNIHYGQIKPPADVDVFMVAPKSPGHLVRRTYQEGNGVPCLVAVAQNATGQARELALSYAAAIGGTRAGVIETTFKDETETDLFGEQAVLCGGSAELIKAGFETLVEAGYPPELAYFECLHELKLIVDLYYEGGISYMYHSVSDTAEYGGHTRGPRVIGPHVKEEMKKILQEIQSGQFAREWIAEYASGEKKLRAERARTRQHPIEQIGRKLRRMMRWLQAKEVPEETTAA, via the coding sequence ATGAACGTCATCTACGAAGCTGACCTGTCGCTGATTCAGCAGAAGAAAGTCGCCATTATTGGCTTTGGCAGCCAGGGCCATGCCCATGCCCTCAACCTGCGCGACAGTGGGGTAGAAGTCGTGGTGGGATTGCGCCCGGGCTCTGCGTCGGCCGCCCATGCTTCATCGCAGGGACTGACGGTGCGCACGATGGCCGAAGCGGCCGCGTGGGCCGACGTGATCATGATCCTCATTCCGGATCAACATCAAAAACAGGTTTACGAGGCTGACATTGCTCCCCACTTGAAGGCAGGAAAAGCGCTGGCGTTTGCGCACGGTTTCAATATCCATTATGGCCAGATTAAGCCACCGGCCGATGTTGATGTGTTCATGGTGGCTCCCAAGTCGCCTGGTCATCTGGTGCGTCGTACCTACCAGGAAGGCAATGGCGTGCCCTGTCTGGTCGCTGTTGCGCAGAATGCAACAGGCCAGGCGCGTGAGCTGGCGCTAAGCTATGCAGCCGCCATCGGGGGGACCCGGGCCGGTGTAATTGAAACGACCTTCAAGGATGAAACAGAAACCGATCTGTTTGGGGAGCAAGCCGTGCTCTGCGGAGGCTCGGCCGAGTTGATTAAAGCGGGGTTCGAGACGCTGGTTGAGGCAGGCTATCCCCCTGAACTGGCCTACTTTGAATGCCTGCATGAACTGAAGCTTATTGTTGATCTCTACTACGAAGGCGGCATCTCCTACATGTACCATTCGGTCAGCGATACGGCTGAGTACGGTGGCCACACGCGCGGTCCCCGTGTGATTGGGCCGCACGTAAAGGAAGAAATGAAGAAGATCCTGCAGGAGATTCAATCGGGCCAGTTCGCACGGGAGTGGATTGCCGAGTACGCCTCGGGCGAAAAGAAGCTGCGGGCTGAGCGTGCGCGGACGCGCCAGCATCCCATCGAACAGATTGGCCGCAAGCTGCGCCGGATGATGCGCTGGCTCCAGGCTAAAGAAGTTCCTGAGGAGACCACGGCTGCCTGA
- the leuB gene encoding 3-isopropylmalate dehydrogenase, with protein sequence MTALPSYHIVVLPGDGIGPEVTREAVRVLEAAAESFGFRLTTASYPVGGAALEAEDDPLPEPTLRACLQADAVLLGAVGGPRWDHLERSQRPEAGLLRLRKALEAYANLRPVQVPEALADASPLKREVVAGTDLLIVRELTGGIYFGEPRGRDQQRAWNTMHYARDEIARIARVAFTWAKRRKGRVASVDKANVLEVSQLWREVVTQVHREEFPEVELEHFYVDNAAMQLVRDPRRFDVVVTGNLFGDILSDLAATLPGSLGMLPSASIGGRVGLFEPVHGSAPDIAGQGKANPLAAILSAAMLLETLGQEAAAQAVRQGVRAALAEGVKTADLCRAGETPAPTEVVGQFIANYVRQQTPVTP encoded by the coding sequence ATGACAGCCCTACCATCTTACCATATCGTTGTGCTGCCCGGCGACGGCATCGGACCCGAGGTAACGCGCGAAGCGGTGCGCGTGCTGGAAGCTGCTGCTGAGTCTTTTGGTTTTCGGCTGACCACCGCATCGTATCCGGTAGGGGGAGCAGCGCTGGAAGCGGAGGATGACCCACTGCCCGAACCGACGCTGCGTGCCTGTCTTCAGGCTGACGCTGTGCTGCTAGGAGCTGTTGGGGGGCCTCGGTGGGATCATCTGGAGCGTTCGCAGCGGCCTGAAGCTGGATTGCTGCGGCTGCGCAAGGCGCTTGAGGCCTACGCCAATCTGCGCCCCGTGCAGGTGCCTGAAGCGCTGGCGGATGCTTCGCCCCTGAAGCGAGAGGTGGTGGCTGGGACCGATCTGCTCATCGTGCGAGAATTGACCGGCGGCATCTACTTCGGCGAGCCGCGCGGGCGAGACCAACAACGCGCCTGGAATACAATGCACTACGCGCGCGACGAGATCGCGCGCATCGCCCGCGTCGCCTTTACATGGGCAAAGCGTCGGAAGGGCCGCGTGGCTTCCGTGGATAAGGCCAACGTGCTCGAAGTGTCCCAGCTCTGGCGCGAGGTGGTCACGCAGGTGCATCGAGAGGAATTCCCAGAGGTGGAACTGGAGCATTTCTATGTGGACAACGCTGCCATGCAGCTTGTGCGCGATCCGCGCCGGTTCGACGTGGTGGTCACCGGCAATCTGTTTGGAGACATTCTCTCAGACCTGGCGGCTACCTTGCCCGGCTCGCTGGGCATGTTGCCGTCGGCCAGTATCGGGGGACGGGTCGGCCTGTTTGAGCCGGTGCATGGGAGCGCACCGGACATAGCCGGTCAGGGAAAAGCAAACCCGCTGGCAGCGATCCTGTCGGCTGCTATGTTGCTGGAAACGCTGGGGCAAGAAGCAGCAGCACAGGCGGTTCGCCAGGGAGTGCGTGCTGCCCTGGCCGAAGGCGTCAAGACAGCCGACCTGTGCCGGGCAGGCGAAACGCCTGCTCCAACAGAAGTCGTTGGGCAGTTCATTGCAAACTACGTGCGACAGCAAACGCCGGTAACGCCATAA
- a CDS encoding 2-isopropylmalate synthase — translation MNDRVIIFDTTLRDGEQAPGASMSLDEKLRIARQLARLNVDVIEAGFPISSPAQFEAVQRIAAEVEGPIICALARAREEDIRTAAEALKPGKRTRIHTFIATSDIHIDAKFGDVRYGRTLAEKRQTILRLTDEAVRLARTFTDDVEFSAEDAGRTDIGYLAEVVQVAIEAGATTINLPDTTGYCVPDEYAAMFRAVIERVQPPPYVVFSAHCHDDLGLAVANSLAAVQAGVRQIECTINGIGERAGNAALEEVVMALKVRGQRFGHLAVHIVTPYLMETSRMVALATGFPVPPNKAIVGRNAFSHEAGIHQHGVLRRRDTYEIMRAEEVGQQPEQIRLGRHSGRHGLFSRLARLGIEVPEERKEEIYQRFLALADLKKEVYDEDLRRLVEAKPTADPENPYQLMEMHVATGTHRAPEAEVQIFNRTTNTLRIERATGDGPVNAIYKAIDRAVGAAHELVSYELRSVTEGADAVGEVSVVIDYNGSRFKGTARHTDVLRASADAYLEAINQLEQFRADRESVSFVRAGIMQSFGGAAA, via the coding sequence ATGAACGACCGCGTCATTATCTTCGATACCACGCTGCGTGATGGAGAGCAAGCGCCGGGCGCTTCCATGTCGCTGGATGAAAAGCTGCGCATCGCACGCCAACTGGCCCGGCTGAATGTTGACGTCATTGAGGCAGGCTTTCCGATCTCCTCGCCTGCTCAGTTTGAGGCAGTTCAGCGCATTGCCGCCGAGGTAGAAGGACCGATCATCTGTGCGCTAGCACGAGCGCGCGAAGAGGACATCCGCACAGCAGCCGAAGCGCTCAAGCCCGGCAAGCGCACGCGCATTCATACGTTTATCGCGACCAGCGACATTCACATCGATGCCAAGTTTGGCGATGTTCGTTACGGACGCACGCTGGCCGAAAAGCGCCAGACCATTCTGCGCCTGACCGACGAGGCGGTGCGTCTGGCGCGCACCTTCACCGACGACGTGGAGTTCAGTGCGGAAGATGCCGGGCGCACCGATATAGGCTACCTGGCCGAGGTCGTACAGGTAGCTATTGAAGCCGGGGCTACGACCATTAACCTCCCGGACACCACGGGCTATTGCGTGCCCGATGAATACGCCGCCATGTTCCGGGCCGTTATTGAACGGGTGCAGCCTCCCCCCTACGTTGTCTTCTCGGCTCATTGCCATGATGACCTCGGGCTGGCGGTGGCCAATTCGCTGGCGGCTGTGCAGGCCGGTGTGCGGCAGATTGAATGCACCATCAATGGCATTGGGGAGCGCGCTGGCAACGCTGCGCTTGAGGAGGTGGTTATGGCGCTCAAGGTCCGTGGCCAGCGGTTCGGGCATCTGGCGGTTCATATAGTGACGCCCTACCTGATGGAAACCAGTCGCATGGTGGCCCTGGCCACCGGATTCCCTGTACCTCCAAACAAGGCTATCGTGGGACGCAATGCATTCAGCCACGAAGCTGGCATTCACCAGCACGGCGTCCTGCGGCGGCGCGACACCTACGAAATCATGCGGGCCGAAGAGGTCGGGCAGCAGCCTGAGCAGATCCGACTGGGACGCCACTCGGGACGACATGGACTCTTCAGTCGGCTGGCCCGGTTGGGCATTGAAGTGCCTGAAGAACGCAAAGAAGAAATCTATCAACGCTTCCTGGCACTGGCCGACCTGAAAAAGGAAGTCTATGACGAGGACCTGCGCCGGCTGGTTGAAGCAAAACCAACCGCTGATCCCGAAAACCCCTACCAGCTTATGGAAATGCATGTGGCTACCGGTACGCACCGGGCACCGGAAGCCGAAGTGCAGATTTTCAACCGAACAACCAATACGCTTCGCATTGAGCGGGCAACCGGCGATGGGCCTGTCAACGCAATCTATAAGGCCATTGACCGGGCAGTAGGGGCTGCTCATGAACTGGTCAGCTATGAACTGCGCTCTGTTACCGAAGGAGCCGATGCGGTGGGCGAAGTGTCGGTGGTGATTGATTACAACGGTTCCCGCTTCAAAGGAACGGCGCGCCACACCGATGTGCTGCGCGCTTCGGCCGATGCCTACCTGGAAGCTATCAACCAACTGGAGCAGTTTCGCGCTGATCGAGAAAGTGTTTCGTTCGTACGGGCAGGCATTATGCAATCCTTTGGCGGAGCAGCCGCCTGA
- a CDS encoding 3-isopropylmalate dehydratase large subunit, translating to MGMTITEKILARHAGRDRVTPGENIWIDVDILMTHDVCGPPTIEIFKREFGPDARVWDREKVVILPDHYIFTADPHARRNIEILRAFAQEQDLPYYYDVGTARYKGVCHVALAEEGFNRPGIVLIGTDSHTCTSGAFGLFSTGVGNTDAAFIMGTGKIWVKVPETMRFIFEGSLPPYLMAKDLILTIIGDIGIDGATYRAMEFDGEAVYDLSIEERMTLTNMAIEAGGKSGIIAPDEKTIAYVRARTDAPFEVYHSDPDARYHSEYVYDVSRLEPVVAKPHRPDNRATVTEVAGTRLDRAYIGSCTGGKLEDFIAAARILKGQEVQIDTYVVPASTYVAHQLHHYKIDGVSLYDIFVNAGCKIGHASCGACLGGPPDTFGRTHGTEVVISTTNRNFPGRMGSKQAAIYLASPLTVAASALTGVITDPREVLV from the coding sequence ATGGGCATGACCATCACCGAGAAAATCCTGGCGCGTCATGCCGGGCGCGACCGCGTAACGCCTGGTGAAAACATCTGGATTGATGTTGACATCCTGATGACGCACGACGTGTGCGGGCCGCCAACTATCGAGATTTTCAAACGAGAGTTTGGACCGGACGCGCGCGTGTGGGACCGGGAGAAAGTGGTCATTCTGCCCGACCACTACATTTTTACGGCCGATCCGCACGCGCGGCGCAATATTGAAATCCTGCGCGCCTTCGCACAGGAACAGGACTTGCCGTACTACTATGACGTGGGCACCGCCCGCTACAAAGGTGTCTGTCACGTAGCCCTGGCTGAGGAAGGGTTCAATCGGCCAGGCATTGTGCTTATTGGAACAGACAGCCACACCTGCACGTCGGGCGCTTTTGGACTCTTCTCGACGGGGGTGGGCAATACAGACGCCGCCTTCATTATGGGCACCGGCAAGATCTGGGTCAAGGTGCCTGAAACCATGCGCTTCATTTTCGAGGGGAGTCTGCCGCCCTACCTGATGGCCAAGGATCTCATTCTGACGATCATTGGAGACATCGGAATTGATGGGGCAACCTATCGCGCGATGGAATTCGACGGGGAGGCCGTCTATGACCTGTCCATTGAGGAGCGCATGACGCTCACTAACATGGCTATTGAGGCCGGCGGCAAAAGCGGCATCATCGCACCCGACGAGAAAACTATCGCGTACGTGCGCGCGCGAACCGACGCGCCCTTTGAGGTATACCACAGCGATCCCGATGCCCGCTACCACTCTGAGTATGTCTATGATGTCTCTCGGCTGGAGCCTGTGGTAGCCAAGCCGCATCGGCCCGACAATCGAGCGACCGTCACCGAAGTCGCAGGTACTAGACTCGACCGCGCCTACATTGGAAGCTGCACCGGCGGTAAGCTGGAAGACTTTATTGCCGCCGCCCGTATTCTGAAAGGACAGGAGGTGCAGATCGATACCTACGTCGTGCCTGCCTCCACCTACGTTGCCCACCAGTTGCATCATTACAAGATTGATGGCGTCTCGCTCTACGACATCTTTGTCAATGCGGGGTGCAAAATCGGCCACGCGAGCTGCGGCGCCTGCCTGGGAGGACCGCCCGATACGTTCGGACGCACGCATGGCACTGAGGTGGTCATCTCGACGACTAACCGCAACTTCCCGGGACGCATGGGCTCCAAGCAGGCGGCGATCTACCTGGCTTCACCGCTAACGGTGGCTGCTTCGGCCCTGACCGGCGTCATCACCGACCCGCGCGAGGTGCTGGTGTAG
- a CDS encoding 3-isopropylmalate dehydratase: protein MKDVIRGLAYVVGDSIDTDQIIPAQHLVYSLTRPEERRLYGRYALSGVPAEGQGLPYGGIPFTEPDAYRSRFKIVVAGKNFGCGSSREHAPFALREAGCEAVIAESYARIFYRNAIDGGFLVPFETPVRLIDKIRTGDELEIDTRLARLLNRTTGEEFLLHPLGEVAEILRAGNLFEYARKAGLIPTTPSESP from the coding sequence ATGAAAGATGTGATCCGTGGGCTGGCCTACGTGGTCGGCGATTCGATTGATACGGACCAGATCATCCCGGCCCAGCATCTGGTCTATAGCCTCACGCGTCCGGAAGAACGTCGGCTCTACGGCCGCTATGCACTCAGTGGCGTGCCGGCCGAAGGCCAGGGGCTGCCCTATGGTGGCATTCCCTTTACCGAGCCGGACGCCTACAGAAGTCGCTTTAAGATAGTTGTAGCGGGTAAAAACTTTGGCTGCGGCTCTTCGCGCGAACATGCTCCGTTTGCGCTGCGCGAGGCGGGTTGTGAAGCGGTGATTGCCGAAAGCTATGCCCGCATTTTCTACCGGAATGCTATCGACGGAGGCTTTCTGGTGCCGTTTGAAACGCCCGTGCGTCTGATTGACAAAATCCGAACGGGCGACGAGCTGGAGATCGACACGCGCCTGGCTCGTCTGCTCAATCGAACAACGGGCGAAGAATTCCTGCTGCATCCACTGGGCGAAGTAGCCGAAATTCTGCGTGCTGGCAACCTGTTCGAATATGCCCGTAAGGCCGGTCTAATCCCCACAACCCCTTCAGAATCGCCATGA